In the Candidatus Lernaella stagnicola genome, one interval contains:
- a CDS encoding class I SAM-dependent methyltransferase yields the protein MSPACPVCGDRRLEHRWHVARVPFRGCRRCGAVFAAGDFDADFWTAYYNDDYHRERGHGEEDPGIAVAKRRSFARFLSHLPAPATRGASRLLEVGCGTGDAVGAALDLGFDATGVDVSAQAVDRARRRFPDGDFRAARLEEVDLPPGSFDAACLFDMIEHVPEPHPFAARLADLLVPGGRLLVVTPNVASLSARCLGPHWFHTFPEHVLLHTPLSLAILFETHSLRVIRRRFAWKHVTPEMLMRHAELFGHIFGGGLISGLRKLLPPGLRGLAFPFNVGEMLVLFEKKG from the coding sequence ATGAGCCCAGCCTGCCCGGTGTGCGGCGACCGTCGCCTCGAGCACCGCTGGCATGTCGCCCGCGTGCCTTTTCGCGGCTGCCGTCGTTGCGGCGCCGTATTCGCGGCGGGCGATTTCGACGCCGATTTCTGGACCGCGTACTACAACGACGACTACCACCGCGAACGGGGCCACGGCGAGGAAGACCCGGGCATCGCGGTGGCCAAGCGCCGATCTTTTGCGCGATTCCTTTCCCACCTGCCCGCACCGGCGACACGCGGCGCGTCGCGGTTGCTGGAAGTGGGTTGCGGCACCGGCGACGCCGTGGGTGCGGCGCTGGATCTCGGATTCGATGCGACCGGTGTGGATGTATCGGCGCAGGCCGTGGATCGTGCGCGCCGGCGTTTTCCCGATGGGGACTTTCGCGCCGCTCGTCTCGAAGAAGTGGATTTGCCGCCCGGTTCCTTTGACGCCGCCTGCCTATTCGACATGATCGAGCATGTGCCCGAGCCGCATCCGTTCGCGGCGCGTCTGGCGGACCTACTCGTTCCCGGCGGGCGCTTGCTCGTCGTCACGCCGAACGTGGCGTCGCTTTCGGCGCGCTGCCTGGGCCCGCACTGGTTCCACACCTTTCCGGAACACGTGCTGCTGCACACACCGCTATCCCTGGCGATTCTTTTCGAAACGCACAGCTTGCGCGTGATTCGGCGGCGTTTTGCGTGGAAACACGTCACGCCGGAGATGCTGATGCGGCACGCCGAACTGTTCGGCCACATTTTCGGCGGCGGGCTCATCAGCGGATTGCGCAAACTCCTGCCGCCGGGGCTGCGCGGCCTCGCCTTCCCCTTCAACGTGGGCGAAATGCTCGTCTTGTTCGAAAAAAAGGGTTAG
- a CDS encoding S8 family serine peptidase, whose translation MYRFIIVLSTTLVLLLAGVAQAAWVDPGLEQEIAEVGQQEWVNVYVTLKDQVNLRALDAEMDAIGAGRALRHYEVITRLQDLAAESQEMFLAELRTAKQQRVINHIKPFWISNSVALTIKPSYLPQLAKHPDVLSVYLDYPIGLIEPVATGDPQPATTGKGIENGVVNTRAPELWALGIDGTGALACDQDTGADGSHPAFADRWRGLDPGVDPGHAWFDPLEHETFPTESGWNTHGTHTLGTMIGDDGGDNQIGVAPGAKWIGAKTIDTGGDIFSDAVAGFQWMADPDGNPGTIEDVPDVVNNSWGLHPGYYGSCLDDFNASIDAAEAAGVVVVFAAGNEGPGSQSLRSPGNRIASDYNVFSIAALNQDGVSAASFSSRGPSDCDGSTIKPEVSAVGVDVRSSQPGNTYATMSGTSMATPHVAGTVLLLRQAFPDATPDQIKEALYMTAVDLGDPGEDNTFGMGRIDVVEAHAYLMVTMVNSDGKVRITPERDYSCSDEIVIRVLDEDLVDPSISINVASTSSPSGMPFTLDLTDSAGVYEGTLPTATINTPGYLYVHHGDTVTATYIDADDGNGNFNVVKTAEVVTDCQPPVFAGLTGATAGDYQVELTWDPATDDNAIVYNVYRAETSGGYNWSVPHVVASASPFIDEGAQNNNTYYYVVRAVDVLGNEEDNLVELSATPFGPNRLLSEDWEAGDVFADWEIINEGCSGTWRIETAGFSPYFDNQYIIADCSDCMFGSMNEFLISPVIDTRHYMDLELRYSHDFDMDSLPMWEKAEVHYTIDGGASWVQLVRYWEDASGDEVLVMPAETENVGDLQIRFHYDANVLFGDSWGIDDIEIVAWPDGTGDDDDDDDDNDDTTDDDTTDDDTTDDDTTDDDTTDDDTTDDDTTDDDTIDDDTVERNDDEE comes from the coding sequence ATGTACCGTTTCATTATCGTTCTAAGCACAACGTTGGTGCTGCTCCTGGCCGGCGTGGCGCAAGCCGCGTGGGTCGACCCGGGACTCGAGCAAGAGATTGCCGAGGTCGGGCAACAAGAGTGGGTGAACGTCTACGTTACGTTGAAAGATCAGGTGAATCTGCGAGCTCTTGACGCCGAGATGGACGCCATCGGCGCCGGACGGGCGTTACGGCACTATGAAGTGATTACCCGCTTGCAAGATTTAGCGGCCGAAAGCCAGGAAATGTTCCTGGCCGAACTTCGCACCGCTAAACAGCAGCGCGTGATTAACCACATCAAGCCCTTCTGGATTTCCAATTCCGTGGCGCTGACGATCAAACCGTCCTACTTGCCGCAACTGGCTAAGCATCCGGACGTGTTGTCGGTGTACCTTGATTACCCGATCGGACTGATCGAGCCGGTCGCCACCGGCGACCCGCAACCGGCCACCACCGGCAAGGGCATCGAAAACGGCGTCGTCAACACACGCGCCCCCGAATTGTGGGCCCTGGGCATCGACGGTACCGGCGCCCTGGCCTGCGACCAAGATACGGGCGCTGACGGATCGCACCCGGCCTTCGCGGACCGGTGGCGGGGCTTGGACCCGGGCGTCGACCCCGGCCACGCTTGGTTTGATCCGCTCGAACATGAAACTTTCCCGACGGAGTCGGGTTGGAATACGCACGGCACGCACACCTTGGGCACGATGATCGGTGATGACGGCGGCGACAACCAGATTGGTGTCGCGCCGGGCGCCAAGTGGATCGGCGCGAAAACGATTGATACCGGCGGCGACATTTTCTCCGACGCCGTGGCCGGGTTCCAATGGATGGCCGATCCCGACGGCAACCCCGGAACCATCGAAGACGTTCCCGACGTCGTCAACAATTCCTGGGGCCTGCACCCCGGGTACTACGGTTCCTGTCTTGACGACTTCAACGCCTCGATCGACGCCGCCGAAGCCGCGGGGGTCGTGGTCGTGTTCGCCGCGGGCAACGAAGGCCCCGGCAGCCAGTCGCTGCGTTCGCCCGGCAACCGGATCGCGTCGGATTACAACGTGTTTTCCATTGCCGCGCTGAACCAAGACGGTGTGAGCGCCGCGAGCTTCTCCAGTCGCGGTCCCTCCGATTGCGACGGCTCGACGATCAAACCGGAAGTTTCCGCCGTGGGCGTCGACGTACGCAGCTCGCAGCCGGGCAACACGTACGCCACGATGAGCGGCACCTCGATGGCCACGCCGCACGTGGCGGGCACGGTGTTGCTGCTTCGCCAAGCCTTCCCCGACGCGACGCCGGATCAGATCAAGGAAGCGCTGTACATGACGGCGGTCGACTTGGGCGATCCGGGTGAGGACAACACGTTCGGCATGGGCCGGATCGACGTGGTCGAGGCGCACGCGTACCTGATGGTCACGATGGTCAATTCGGATGGTAAAGTCCGCATCACGCCGGAGCGCGATTACAGTTGCAGTGACGAAATCGTCATTCGCGTACTCGATGAAGACCTGGTGGACCCCAGCATTTCGATTAATGTTGCCAGCACGAGTTCACCGAGCGGCATGCCGTTCACGCTGGACCTTACCGATAGCGCGGGCGTGTACGAAGGTACCCTCCCGACGGCCACGATCAACACACCGGGCTACCTCTACGTGCATCACGGCGACACGGTGACAGCCACGTACATTGACGCCGACGACGGCAACGGCAATTTCAATGTCGTGAAGACGGCGGAAGTCGTCACCGATTGTCAGCCGCCGGTGTTCGCAGGTCTGACCGGCGCCACCGCCGGCGACTACCAAGTCGAACTGACCTGGGATCCGGCGACCGACGACAACGCGATCGTTTACAACGTGTACCGCGCCGAGACTTCCGGCGGCTATAACTGGAGCGTGCCGCACGTGGTAGCCAGCGCGTCGCCCTTCATCGATGAAGGCGCGCAAAACAACAACACGTATTACTACGTCGTACGCGCCGTCGATGTGCTGGGCAACGAGGAAGACAACCTGGTCGAGCTTTCCGCGACGCCTTTTGGCCCCAACCGTCTCCTGTCGGAAGATTGGGAAGCCGGTGATGTGTTCGCCGATTGGGAAATCATCAACGAGGGTTGCTCGGGCACGTGGCGCATCGAGACGGCGGGATTCAGCCCCTACTTCGACAATCAATACATTATCGCCGATTGCTCCGACTGCATGTTCGGCAGCATGAACGAGTTCCTCATTTCGCCGGTGATCGACACGCGGCACTACATGGACCTGGAATTGCGCTACTCCCACGACTTCGACATGGACAGCCTGCCGATGTGGGAGAAGGCCGAAGTCCATTACACGATCGACGGCGGCGCGTCGTGGGTCCAGCTCGTACGCTACTGGGAAGATGCAAGCGGCGACGAAGTGCTGGTCATGCCGGCTGAAACCGAAAACGTCGGTGATCTGCAGATACGTTTCCACTACGACGCGAACGTGTTGTTCGGCGACTCCTGGGGCATCGACGACATCGAGATCGTTGCCTGGCCCGACGGGACCGGCGACGATGACGATGATGACGACGATAACGATGACACGACCGACGACGACACCACCGACGACGACACCACCGACGACGACACCACCGACGACGACACCACCGACGACGACACCACCGACGACGACACCACCGATGACGACACCATCGACGATGACACGGTGGAGCGGAACGACGATGAGGAA
- a CDS encoding glycosyltransferase family 9 protein, with product MASSYATVKKIDHLVGLPLCVLLSFLYGLRNLIFGRPRPPRPPRRVLLIKFFGMGSIGYSTVIARDLKREFPEVHLTLLTFAENQSFARFLGVFDAVEGIDRNRPLSFVIQTLGTFLRHLRRPYDVVIDLEFFSKYTTIHTALTRAPQRIGFYGYGFWRRHIYTDHSFFNIAKHVRGIYGLVAKVAGAESSEEMPVSVKPTDEHLAAVDQKLRDFGWDGKRTLVGVNVNASDLALGRRWPVERFAELVDDLAADGCFVCLTGAPGERDFVAECFDRLQPASQRAVVNAAGELSLFEFIALLCRLRLFITNDSGPMILAVLADCPSVSLWGPGDPLMFGGAAPRHTYLYSGYPCSPCMYVPMTDAGYFCNHEFPCVPTITLDQVRDEVRRRLAEADA from the coding sequence ATGGCGTCGTCCTACGCAACCGTCAAGAAGATCGATCACCTCGTGGGCCTGCCGTTGTGCGTGCTGCTGTCGTTTCTTTACGGCCTGCGCAACCTGATATTCGGCCGTCCCCGACCGCCGCGCCCGCCGCGACGCGTGTTGCTGATCAAGTTTTTCGGCATGGGCAGCATCGGCTATTCGACGGTGATCGCGCGGGATCTCAAACGTGAGTTCCCAGAGGTTCACCTGACGCTGTTGACCTTTGCGGAGAACCAATCATTCGCCCGTTTTCTCGGCGTGTTCGACGCAGTGGAAGGCATCGATCGCAACCGCCCCCTGTCGTTTGTGATCCAGACGCTCGGCACGTTTTTGCGGCACCTGCGCCGGCCCTATGACGTGGTGATCGACCTGGAGTTCTTTTCGAAATACACGACGATTCACACCGCGTTGACACGCGCCCCCCAGCGCATCGGCTTTTACGGGTACGGTTTCTGGCGGCGGCACATCTATACCGATCACAGCTTCTTCAATATCGCCAAGCACGTGCGGGGAATCTACGGCCTGGTCGCCAAAGTCGCCGGCGCGGAGTCATCGGAGGAAATGCCGGTTTCCGTCAAGCCGACCGATGAGCATTTGGCCGCCGTCGACCAAAAACTGCGAGACTTCGGTTGGGACGGCAAGCGGACGCTGGTTGGCGTCAACGTCAACGCCAGCGACCTCGCCCTCGGACGACGCTGGCCGGTGGAGCGCTTCGCGGAACTGGTCGACGATTTGGCCGCCGACGGCTGTTTCGTGTGCCTGACCGGCGCGCCCGGCGAGCGCGATTTCGTCGCCGAATGCTTCGATCGCCTGCAGCCCGCATCGCAACGAGCCGTCGTCAATGCCGCCGGTGAATTATCGTTGTTCGAATTCATCGCGCTGCTGTGCCGGCTGCGGCTTTTTATCACGAACGATTCCGGGCCGATGATCCTGGCCGTGCTCGCCGATTGTCCCAGTGTCTCGCTCTGGGGGCCGGGCGATCCCTTGATGTTCGGCGGCGCGGCGCCTCGTCACACGTACTTGTATTCCGGGTATCCGTGCAGCCCGTGCATGTACGTGCCGATGACCGACGCCGGGTATTTCTGCAACCACGAATTCCCCTGTGTCCCGACCATCACGCTGGATCAAGTGCGCGACGAAGTGCGCCGCCGGTTGGCGGAGGCCGACGCATGA
- a CDS encoding YbhB/YbcL family Raf kinase inhibitor-like protein — MRRPSRSSYWGLTLALLLVSVLAFMACSSGDDDDDAADDDDDNDNDDVPNAFALTSTAFGDDGDIPVKHVCTNQDGENLSPAFSWSNAPEETAAFAITCRDLDGPEGIVVHWGLVNFPADTTSLDEGVTNANKPAGSWHTASYCGNPRYDGPCPPSRHRYEFTLHALSETMPDPGNTPELAEIEDEISANTLATAKILGYFPAAD, encoded by the coding sequence ATGAGACGCCCAAGTCGCAGTTCCTATTGGGGACTAACGTTAGCCCTGTTACTCGTTTCCGTTTTGGCCTTCATGGCTTGTTCCTCGGGCGATGATGACGATGACGCAGCCGACGACGACGATGACAACGACAATGACGACGTGCCCAACGCCTTTGCGCTGACTTCCACCGCGTTTGGCGACGACGGAGATATTCCCGTCAAGCACGTTTGCACGAACCAAGACGGGGAAAACCTCTCGCCGGCGTTCTCATGGTCGAATGCGCCTGAAGAAACGGCCGCTTTCGCCATCACATGCCGCGATTTGGACGGTCCGGAGGGTATCGTCGTGCACTGGGGGTTGGTCAATTTTCCGGCCGATACGACATCGCTGGATGAGGGCGTGACCAACGCCAACAAGCCGGCGGGCTCATGGCATACGGCGAGTTACTGCGGCAACCCGCGTTACGACGGCCCCTGCCCGCCGAGTCGGCATCGCTATGAATTTACGCTGCATGCGCTTAGCGAAACGATGCCCGATCCCGGCAATACGCCGGAACTGGCGGAAATCGAGGACGAAATCTCCGCCAACACGTTGGCGACGGCGAAAATCCTCGGGTATTTCCCCGCCGCGGACTAG
- a CDS encoding SDR family NAD(P)-dependent oxidoreductase → MSTYLITGTTSGLGESMARKLCQAKHTVYGVARRAEKLAAFSEMFPDYFRAFPGDVCDAARAREICEQLPNLPDIAILNAGIGEFDAPDGPSTEQHRRIFDTNYFGVLNFVEPLFKAMAARGHGKLVVISSLGAFRALPRAGVYGASKAALTSAIESMRLTYGKKGVEFVLVHPGFVATPMNKGAKDKLPFILETDHAAREILDGVHQGKLTINFPLPIRLAMTVAQLVPPGLYRRLIK, encoded by the coding sequence ATGAGCACTTATTTGATCACCGGTACGACTTCGGGTCTCGGCGAGTCGATGGCGCGGAAGTTGTGCCAAGCGAAGCACACGGTGTACGGCGTCGCTCGGCGAGCCGAGAAACTCGCCGCGTTTTCCGAAATGTTTCCCGATTACTTTCGCGCCTTCCCGGGTGACGTATGCGATGCGGCGCGCGCGCGCGAAATATGCGAACAACTGCCGAACCTGCCCGATATTGCCATCCTCAACGCCGGAATCGGCGAGTTTGACGCCCCGGACGGGCCCTCGACCGAACAGCATCGGCGAATATTCGACACGAATTACTTCGGCGTGTTGAACTTCGTCGAGCCCTTGTTCAAAGCCATGGCCGCGCGGGGACACGGGAAACTCGTGGTCATTTCGAGCCTGGGAGCGTTTCGCGCCTTGCCGCGGGCCGGCGTTTACGGGGCGAGCAAGGCGGCGCTGACCTCGGCCATTGAGTCGATGCGTTTGACCTACGGAAAGAAGGGCGTCGAGTTCGTCCTCGTGCACCCGGGCTTTGTGGCCACGCCGATGAACAAAGGGGCGAAGGACAAGCTGCCGTTCATTTTGGAGACCGACCACGCGGCGCGCGAGATTCTCGACGGCGTTCACCAGGGCAAGCTGACGATCAATTTTCCTCTTCCCATTCGGCTGGCGATGACTGTGGCGCAACTCGTGCCGCCCGGCCTATACCGCCGGCTCATCAAATAA